Proteins encoded within one genomic window of Triticum aestivum cultivar Chinese Spring chromosome 2D, IWGSC CS RefSeq v2.1, whole genome shotgun sequence:
- the LOC123055437 gene encoding GATA transcription factor 26 isoform X1, which produces MAKKEGPCGHCGVTSTPLWRNGPPDKPVLCNACGSRWRIRGTLVNYTPAHRREDTGASEARPDKLKLKGQKQPKKRPNRSIVKDEPWSDQNFWKMGNADTSNRSGSGSAVSYSESCAPYGSIDASEIAGSAQSHALESLVPSRKRSCVSRPKPSALEALVDDLNSIMHEEQLYCLSAGSTEEDLLYHSETPAGSFEIGYGSVLLRHPNTKSEEEESEANSVPADTKSYITSESYSGCASFIAHSEIKGASNSNAASEKLKWSPMQTHDSARRDELHCSNQHILESADSALEDNCSKEVGGLTKSSMRSLKRPYESQQQSFTDAEVRGGTMRLASSRSRAMASCQLRRSAFLPKSGNATGAAAAPLNLFMLAPDKLSSMLNPSDKDSDQDSLLLEVPRNARHPEAELLLCCPPPSQLSSVTVTAASPPSNHSPGSASDQLRNRHQW; this is translated from the exons ATGGCGAAGAAGGAGGGACCTTGCGGCCATTGCGGAGTCACAA GTACTCCTCTCTGGCGAAATGGGCCACCAGACAAGCCAGTTCTCTGCAATGCATGTGGGTCGAGATGGAGGATAAGGGGTACGTTGGTGAATTACACGCCGGCGCATCGCCGGGAAGATACTGGCGCTAGTGAAGCTAGACCTGACAAGCTGAAGCTCAAGGGACAGAAACAGCCCAAGAAAAGACCAAACCGCAGCATAGTGAAGGACGAACCATGGTCTGATCAGAACTTCTGGAAGATGGGAAATGCGGACACAAGCAATCGATCTGGTTCTGGATCAGCGGTATCATATTCAGAGAGTTGTGCCCCGTATGGTTCTATTGATGCGAGTGAAATAGCCG GTTCAGCGCAGTCACATGCTTTGGAGTCACTGGTACCATCAAGAAAAAGGAGTTGTGTCAGTCGTCCTAAGCCTTCAGCGCTAGAAGCGCTTGTTGACGATCTCAACTCCATAATGCACGAAGAGCAGTTATATTGCCTTTCAGCAGGATCAACAGAGGAAGACCTACTTTATCATAGCGAAACTCCTGCTGGATCCTTTGAGATCGGTTATGGAAGCGTGCTCCTTCGACATCCAAACACAAAATCAGAGGAGGAAGAATCAGAAGCGAACTCTGTTCCTGCAGATACCAAGTCATACATTACAAGTGAATCCTATTCAGGTTGTGCCTCATTCATTGCGCATAGTGAAATCAAGGGAGCGAGCAACTCAAATGCTGCATCTGAGAAGCTAAAGTGGTCACCAATGCAGACACATGACAGTGCTAGAAG GGATGAGCTTCATTGTTCGAACCAGCATATCCTGGAGAGCGCAGATTCAGCTTTAGAG GACAATTGCAGCAAGGAAGTTGGAGGCCTTACCAAGTCCAGCATGAGGTCTCTCAAAAGACCTTATGAAAGCCAGCAGCAAAGCTTCACAG ATGCAGAAGTGAGAGGAGGAACCATGAGATTAGCTTCTTCGAGATCCAGGGCTATGGCTTCTTGTCAGTTGAGAAGAAGCGCATTTTTGCCGAAATctggcaatgccaccggagcagcagcagcaccacTCAACCTGTTCATGTTAGCCCCAGACAAATTATCATCTATGCTGAACCCCTCGGACAAGGATTCTGACCAAGACTCGCTGCTGCTGGAGGTCCCTCGCAACGCGCGGCACCCTGAAGCAGAGCTTCTTCTCTGCTGCCCCCCACCATCTCAGCTCAGCTCTGTGACCGTAACCGCAGCCTCTCCCCCGAGCAACCATAGTCCCGGTTCCGCTAGCGATCAGCTCAGGAACAGGCATCAGTGGTAG
- the LOC123055437 gene encoding GATA transcription factor 26 isoform X2, producing MAKKEGPCGHCGVTSTPLWRNGPPDKPVLCNACGSRWRIRGTLVNYTPAHRREDTGASEARPDKLKLKGQKQPKKRPNRSIVKDEPWSDQNFWKMGNADTSNRSGSGSAVSYSESCAPYGSIDASEIAGSAQSHALESLVPSRKRSCVSRPKPSALEALVDDLNSIMHEEQLYCLSAGSTEEDLLYHSETPAGSFEIGYGSVLLRHPNTKSEEEESEANSVPADTKSYITSESYSGCASFIAHSEIKGASNSNAASEKLKWSPMQTHDSARRDELHCSNQHILESADSALEDNCSKEVGGLTKSSMRSLKRPYESQQQSFTEVRGGTMRLASSRSRAMASCQLRRSAFLPKSGNATGAAAAPLNLFMLAPDKLSSMLNPSDKDSDQDSLLLEVPRNARHPEAELLLCCPPPSQLSSVTVTAASPPSNHSPGSASDQLRNRHQW from the exons ATGGCGAAGAAGGAGGGACCTTGCGGCCATTGCGGAGTCACAA GTACTCCTCTCTGGCGAAATGGGCCACCAGACAAGCCAGTTCTCTGCAATGCATGTGGGTCGAGATGGAGGATAAGGGGTACGTTGGTGAATTACACGCCGGCGCATCGCCGGGAAGATACTGGCGCTAGTGAAGCTAGACCTGACAAGCTGAAGCTCAAGGGACAGAAACAGCCCAAGAAAAGACCAAACCGCAGCATAGTGAAGGACGAACCATGGTCTGATCAGAACTTCTGGAAGATGGGAAATGCGGACACAAGCAATCGATCTGGTTCTGGATCAGCGGTATCATATTCAGAGAGTTGTGCCCCGTATGGTTCTATTGATGCGAGTGAAATAGCCG GTTCAGCGCAGTCACATGCTTTGGAGTCACTGGTACCATCAAGAAAAAGGAGTTGTGTCAGTCGTCCTAAGCCTTCAGCGCTAGAAGCGCTTGTTGACGATCTCAACTCCATAATGCACGAAGAGCAGTTATATTGCCTTTCAGCAGGATCAACAGAGGAAGACCTACTTTATCATAGCGAAACTCCTGCTGGATCCTTTGAGATCGGTTATGGAAGCGTGCTCCTTCGACATCCAAACACAAAATCAGAGGAGGAAGAATCAGAAGCGAACTCTGTTCCTGCAGATACCAAGTCATACATTACAAGTGAATCCTATTCAGGTTGTGCCTCATTCATTGCGCATAGTGAAATCAAGGGAGCGAGCAACTCAAATGCTGCATCTGAGAAGCTAAAGTGGTCACCAATGCAGACACATGACAGTGCTAGAAG GGATGAGCTTCATTGTTCGAACCAGCATATCCTGGAGAGCGCAGATTCAGCTTTAGAG GACAATTGCAGCAAGGAAGTTGGAGGCCTTACCAAGTCCAGCATGAGGTCTCTCAAAAGACCTTATGAAAGCCAGCAGCAAAGCTTCACAG AAGTGAGAGGAGGAACCATGAGATTAGCTTCTTCGAGATCCAGGGCTATGGCTTCTTGTCAGTTGAGAAGAAGCGCATTTTTGCCGAAATctggcaatgccaccggagcagcagcagcaccacTCAACCTGTTCATGTTAGCCCCAGACAAATTATCATCTATGCTGAACCCCTCGGACAAGGATTCTGACCAAGACTCGCTGCTGCTGGAGGTCCCTCGCAACGCGCGGCACCCTGAAGCAGAGCTTCTTCTCTGCTGCCCCCCACCATCTCAGCTCAGCTCTGTGACCGTAACCGCAGCCTCTCCCCCGAGCAACCATAGTCCCGGTTCCGCTAGCGATCAGCTCAGGAACAGGCATCAGTGGTAG